In Edaphobacter paludis, a single window of DNA contains:
- the rpoC gene encoding DNA-directed RNA polymerase subunit beta', translated as MFRSSPFELTGPIADFDAIKIQLASPEKIRSWSHGEVTKPETINYRTFKPERDGLFCARIFGPITDWECLCGKYKRMKHRGVICDKCGVEVTLSKVRRERLGHIELASPCSHVWFFKGLPSRIGHLLDISLRELEAVLYFESYVVVDPGDAPVKEREVIKDETKFRELDAQYRPSGFKAMMGAEAIKELLKRVEVTELAIELRERMKTETSLQKKLKYSKRLKIVEAFRKSDNLPQWMILDVIPVIPPELRPLVPLDGGRFATSDLNDLYRRVINRNNRLKKLMDLHAPEVIVRNEKRMLQEAVDALFDNGRRGRVLRGANNRPLKSLSDTLKGKQGRFRQNLLGKRVDYSGRSVIVVGPELKLHQCGLPKKMALELFKPFIYHRLEQTGHCTTIKQAKEMVEMQDPIVWDILEEVIKDHPVLLNRAPTLHRLGIQAFEPVLVEGKAIKIHPLVCTAFNADFDGDQMAVHIPLSPEAQIEASVLMLASHNILSPASGQPITVPTQDLVLGIYYLTKAKINAKGEGRVFANIEEVFMALEAKQVETLTPIRLRYTGPVLDMTTAYDDQDLTHTEPVEFNRQFISTTVGRAILNDALPEGMPYVNGLLKKKGMGQLINYCYLNLGLEVTVKTLDKIKDLGFKYATQSGLSVGLDDMVIPASKYTVVHEAEKQVINVQRQYLDGAITNGERNNKVIQMWSTVTERVADDMFNNMKQNDKDGIMNPIYIMADSGARGSKQQIRQLSGMRGLMAKPSGEIIETPITANFREGLTVLQYFISTHGARKGLADTALKTADSGYLTRRLVDVAQDVIISHNDCGTVEGIYVTPIIEAGETIEPLRDRIIGRVSLEKLKDFEGKTIVEVNQEIDEDLASAIQAAGIEKVKIRSVLTCESKRGVCILCYGRNLGSGKMVEMGEAVGVIAAQSIGEPGTQLTMRTFHIGGTASRVSDASHLEAKNAGAVRFINLVTVRSKSGDLVAMNRNGSVAIIDEKGREKERYAIVYGAKLKVEEGAKVGIGEKLGEWDPYTFSLLTEIAGTVQFKDLQEGVTLNEEVDEVTGLSRLVVADSPDEKRQPAIIIKSAQGNKRYLMPSRAHLMVTDGDELYPGDILAKIPRETTRTKDITGGLPRVVELFEARKPRDPAIISKIDGVVRFGEVSKGQRKVYVTADNGQEEEYSVPRGVYVNVQEGERLRAGDALIDGPRNPHDILEVLGERALQQYLVNEIQEVYRLQGVAISDKHIETIVRQMLRWVKIEEVGDTSFLVDQQTDRFRFNAENQRVLMEGGRPAIGRSLLLGITKASLSTDSFISAASFQETTRVLTEASINGSIDTLRGLKENVIVGRLIPAGTGMEYYRNVQLSPELEEAAAQVQAEVQEAHDAEERELEQMRMEGEQEEMAAE; from the coding sequence ATGTTCCGCTCCAGCCCCTTCGAACTGACCGGTCCCATCGCCGATTTCGACGCCATCAAGATCCAGCTCGCCAGCCCCGAGAAGATCCGCAGCTGGTCGCATGGCGAAGTCACCAAACCCGAAACTATCAACTACCGCACGTTCAAGCCGGAACGCGATGGCCTTTTCTGCGCCCGCATCTTCGGACCCATCACCGACTGGGAGTGCCTGTGCGGCAAGTACAAGCGCATGAAGCACCGCGGCGTCATTTGCGACAAATGCGGCGTGGAAGTCACGCTCTCGAAGGTCCGTCGCGAGCGCCTCGGCCACATCGAGCTCGCCAGCCCGTGCTCGCACGTCTGGTTCTTCAAGGGCCTACCATCGCGTATCGGCCACCTGCTCGACATCTCGCTGCGTGAGCTTGAGGCTGTCCTTTACTTTGAGTCCTATGTTGTCGTCGATCCAGGCGATGCGCCGGTCAAGGAGCGCGAGGTCATCAAGGACGAGACCAAGTTCCGCGAACTCGATGCCCAGTACCGTCCCTCCGGATTCAAGGCGATGATGGGTGCCGAGGCTATCAAGGAGCTGCTCAAGCGTGTTGAAGTCACGGAGCTTGCGATCGAACTCCGCGAGCGCATGAAGACTGAGACCTCGCTGCAGAAGAAGCTCAAGTACTCCAAGCGCCTGAAGATTGTCGAAGCCTTCCGTAAGTCCGACAACCTGCCGCAGTGGATGATTCTCGACGTGATTCCGGTCATTCCGCCTGAGCTTCGTCCGCTGGTGCCGCTCGATGGCGGACGGTTCGCCACGTCAGACCTCAACGATCTTTATCGCCGCGTCATCAACCGCAACAACCGTCTCAAGAAGCTGATGGACCTGCACGCGCCTGAGGTCATCGTCCGCAACGAGAAGCGCATGTTGCAGGAGGCCGTCGATGCTCTGTTCGACAACGGTCGTCGCGGCCGCGTGCTGCGTGGCGCGAACAACCGTCCGCTGAAGTCGCTCTCCGATACACTCAAGGGCAAGCAGGGCCGCTTCCGGCAGAACCTGCTGGGCAAGCGCGTCGACTACTCCGGCCGTTCGGTCATCGTCGTTGGTCCAGAGCTGAAGCTGCACCAGTGCGGTCTTCCCAAGAAGATGGCGCTCGAACTCTTCAAGCCGTTCATCTATCACCGTCTCGAGCAGACCGGCCATTGCACCACCATCAAGCAAGCCAAAGAGATGGTCGAGATGCAAGACCCGATCGTCTGGGACATCCTCGAAGAGGTCATCAAGGACCATCCCGTCCTGCTGAACCGCGCTCCGACGCTCCATCGCCTTGGTATCCAGGCGTTTGAGCCGGTGCTCGTCGAAGGCAAGGCGATCAAGATCCATCCGCTCGTGTGCACCGCCTTCAACGCGGACTTCGACGGCGACCAGATGGCCGTCCACATTCCGCTCTCGCCCGAGGCGCAGATCGAAGCCAGCGTGCTGATGCTTGCTTCGCACAACATCCTCTCGCCCGCCAGCGGCCAGCCGATCACCGTGCCGACGCAGGACCTCGTGCTCGGCATCTACTACCTCACCAAGGCGAAGATCAATGCCAAGGGTGAAGGCCGTGTCTTCGCGAACATCGAAGAGGTCTTTATGGCTCTCGAAGCGAAGCAGGTCGAGACGCTCACCCCGATCCGTCTGCGCTACACCGGCCCTGTCCTCGACATGACCACGGCGTACGACGATCAGGACCTTACCCACACGGAGCCGGTCGAGTTCAATCGTCAGTTCATCTCGACGACGGTTGGCCGTGCCATCCTGAACGATGCGCTTCCCGAGGGTATGCCTTATGTCAATGGCCTGCTCAAGAAGAAGGGCATGGGGCAGCTCATCAACTATTGCTACCTGAACCTCGGCCTTGAAGTTACCGTCAAGACGCTGGACAAGATCAAGGACCTTGGCTTCAAGTACGCCACCCAGTCCGGACTCTCCGTCGGCCTCGACGACATGGTGATCCCGGCTTCGAAGTACACCGTTGTGCATGAGGCGGAGAAGCAGGTCATCAACGTTCAGCGGCAGTATCTTGATGGAGCGATCACCAACGGTGAGCGTAACAACAAGGTCATTCAGATGTGGTCGACCGTGACCGAGCGCGTCGCTGACGACATGTTCAACAACATGAAGCAGAACGACAAAGATGGCATCATGAACCCGATCTACATCATGGCCGACTCGGGCGCTCGCGGTTCGAAACAGCAGATCCGTCAGCTTTCCGGTATGCGCGGCTTGATGGCCAAGCCCTCGGGCGAAATCATTGAAACGCCCATCACGGCGAACTTCCGTGAAGGCCTCACCGTGCTGCAATACTTCATCTCGACTCACGGAGCACGTAAGGGACTGGCCGATACCGCACTCAAGACCGCGGACTCGGGCTACCTCACTCGCCGTCTCGTCGACGTTGCGCAGGATGTCATCATCTCGCACAACGACTGCGGAACGGTCGAAGGCATCTACGTGACGCCGATCATCGAAGCGGGCGAGACGATCGAGCCTCTGCGCGACCGTATCATTGGCCGCGTATCGCTTGAGAAACTGAAGGACTTCGAAGGCAAGACCATCGTCGAAGTCAATCAGGAGATCGACGAAGATCTCGCCAGCGCAATCCAGGCTGCCGGCATCGAGAAGGTCAAGATCCGCTCCGTGCTCACCTGCGAGTCCAAGCGCGGCGTCTGCATCCTCTGCTATGGCCGTAACCTTGGCTCCGGCAAGATGGTGGAGATGGGCGAGGCCGTCGGTGTCATCGCGGCGCAGTCCATCGGCGAGCCGGGCACGCAGCTCACTATGCGTACCTTCCATATCGGCGGAACGGCCAGCCGCGTCTCCGACGCCTCGCACCTCGAGGCCAAGAACGCCGGTGCTGTTCGCTTCATCAACCTGGTCACGGTTCGCTCGAAGTCGGGCGACCTGGTGGCGATGAACCGCAACGGTTCGGTTGCCATCATCGACGAGAAGGGCCGCGAGAAAGAGCGTTACGCGATCGTCTACGGCGCCAAGCTCAAGGTCGAAGAGGGCGCGAAGGTTGGCATCGGCGAGAAGCTCGGCGAATGGGATCCTTATACCTTCTCGCTGCTCACTGAGATCGCCGGAACGGTTCAGTTCAAGGACCTGCAGGAAGGCGTCACACTCAACGAAGAAGTCGACGAAGTCACCGGCCTCAGCCGTCTGGTGGTCGCCGACTCTCCCGACGAGAAGCGCCAACCAGCGATCATCATCAAGTCGGCGCAGGGCAACAAGCGTTACCTGATGCCTTCGCGTGCTCACCTTATGGTGACCGACGGCGACGAGCTCTACCCTGGCGATATCCTTGCCAAGATCCCGCGTGAAACCACGCGTACCAAGGACATCACCGGCGGTCTGCCCCGCGTCGTTGAACTCTTCGAGGCCCGCAAGCCGCGCGATCCGGCAATCATCAGCAAGATCGATGGTGTCGTTCGCTTCGGTGAAGTCTCCAAGGGCCAGCGCAAGGTCTACGTTACTGCCGACAACGGTCAGGAAGAGGAGTACAGCGTTCCCCGCGGTGTCTACGTCAACGTGCAGGAAGGCGAACGCCTCCGTGCCGGTGACGCTCTCATCGACGGTCCCCGCAATCCGCACGACATTCTGGAAGTTCTCGGCGAGCGCGCTCTACAGCAGTACCTCGTCAACGAAATTCAGGAAGTCTACCGGTTGCAGGGTGTGGCGATCTCCGACAAGCACATCGAAACCATCGTTCGTCAGATGCTTCGCTGGGTCAAGATCGAAGAGGTTGGCGATACCAGCTTCCTCGTCGATCAGCAGACGGACCGCTTCCGCTTCAACGCCGAAAACCAGCGCGTCCTCATGGAAGGTGGCCGTCCCGCCATCGGCCGCTCGCTGCTGCTCGGCATCACCAAGGCGTCGCTCTCGACCGACAGCTTCATCTCGGCCGCCAGCTTCCAGGAGACCACTCGCGTACTGACCGAAGCCAGCATCAATGGCTCGATCGACACGCTGCGCGGCCTCAAGGAAAACGTCATCGTAGGCCGCCTCATCCCCGCCGGCACCGGCATGGAGTACTACCGCAACGTCCAGCTCTCCCCCGAGCTCGAAGAAGCGGCCGCCCAAGTCCAGGCCGAGGTACAGGAAGCCCACGACGCCGAAGAGCGCGAACTCGAACAGATGCGTATGGAAGGCGAACAGGAAGAGATGGCCGCCGAATAG